The following DNA comes from Rhipicephalus microplus isolate Deutch F79 chromosome 6, USDA_Rmic, whole genome shotgun sequence.
agtccttttagccacaaatcgtacctaagcacagcacttttgtgtcctttccttacacctgtttttttttgttttttttttactatcggACGTTGTTGTAACCCGTATTCTTAGGCGCGCACAGGGTCCTCCATCAAGGGGAGGGGTGGGAGGATGTGGTGTAGTAGCGCCATCCATAAATGTGCACGCACTCTGAGTATGCGCCTTAGTGTGTCGCTGCGCAACGCACGCGTGTGCGCACTAGAGATCCAtcgagcttttaagcaggaaattgccaagtaaaggatctatgataatactcgcggtagttctctactgtttgaggccaggacgggagtattgcgaaccaagacatatagggccaaatacgaaggggtagacacaaggaggatttaaaaaattgCTAGAGTGGAAATGActgcccaggagtgaagccgttccactggcaagatggcggatgtggtggccatcttactaggggcataatAAATTATAACCGTTCAGCGAATAAAAACGAAGCGCTTCCCTCTCACGCCCAacaagtttaatgtgggaactttttctggtcacatagtctccaagtgcgtcttacagttactagttttccttagtgagcctctaactGGAGGCAAAGTTATTTGAAGATTCCGTCATCTATaatcgtttctgtgtgttatttcgtcgagAACAACTGTGTATTTCTGTTCGTTTCTGCTCCGTCAGGCGCaacgtccacatttgtggacgccaaGTTCACACCTAGGTGTTTCGAAAATAGGTCTTGAATCTCGCCCGCAAACAAAGCTCCCGCAACCTCTGCATCTTGCTGCAAGGACACGTTGCGCCATCTCTTGCACCTTGTTTAATATAACATAGTAAACAGAAGTCAAAATGGACGCCTCAACTTTCTATGGCGGGACGCGTAAGTGGCTCTGATGTTTTTATTGTTTACTTCGTACCTTTTCAGCTGGCGTGAAATTTCGCATTTGTCAGTAATAACTAAGATATCCCGCATGCCTTTCAACAATATTTTGGCATTAGGAAATCATTTGTAATGACGGAAAGGTTCAGCTAAATTTCGCGTCCACGAACGTGGACACTGCGCTTCAGTGCCGCCTTTGTTGAAAGGCTGCTATTTCTCTGTGTTTCACTTCCACCAGCATCAAATGATGTTCACGTTAATAATTTTTGTGACCAGGAGTTCAAGATCATGCATCGAGACGACAAAAAGTCGACGATGAAACAGCAGAAGACGTACTTAATAAAATAGCCAATGGAGATGTTTCCGATGGAGACTTTTCGGACGACGAGAAGGAGGAAGAGAATGAAGAGAACATAGTAAGTTTGCATTACACTGCCAAACTGTCGTATTTCTTGCACAAATATCTAAAGGGACATTGTTTCTTCATTGTTGGTTTCAGCCTGCCAATGGCCAGGTGAGCGCATCGATGTCCTCCTCAGCACAGCCTTCAACATCACAAACCCCAGTCACAAATTTGAAAGAGCCTGCGGCATCCAAGAAGTTTGAGATCAAGTGGACAAAGAAAGAGTTTGCCCCAAGGGATGTTGAGTGCGACTACAATCCGGAAACAGCGTCAGCGCCTGAGCAGCCACTGGTGTATTTCAGCAAGTATTTCACCGATGACCTTTTTCAAGATTTTGCTGAATTCACGAACAGGTATGTCCTGCAGAGAGACGGCACCGTGTTAGCCACAACAAAAGAGGAGATCAAAGTGTTTTTCGGGATTCTCATGCTAATGGGTGTTCTGAAGTACCCCCGCGTCAGAATGTACTGGCAAGCTGCCACGAGAATTTCCGGATGCGATGGGTGTGAAGAGGTTCTTCGAAATTAGAGGCGCCCTTCACATAACTGACGCTAATGCAGAACGGGACCCAAACAGCCTCGAGAAGTTTTGGAAAGTTAGGCCCTTGTTAGAAGCTGTGAGAGGCCGATGCTTACAGCTTGTTCCCTTGGAAAAAAATAGCATCGATGAGCAGATGGTGCCATTTACGGGGCGTATTGCTGCAAAGCAATTTGTAAAGGGAAAACCAAACCCTGAAGGGGTAAAGGTTTTCGTGCGCTGCAGCTTTGATGGGCTAGCACATGACTTTGAGCTTTACCAAGGGAAGGGAACAGGGGTGAATAAAGAGCATTCTCACCTTAGACTTGGTGGTTCTGTTGTAATGCGCCTTGTTGAACACCTCCCGAAGGCACAGAACATTAAGTGCTACATAGATAAATATTTCACATTAGTGAAACTGCTTCTGGAGTTGAAAGAGATCGGTATTTTGGCTAGTGGCACAATTAGACTAAACCGCTTGGCAGGTTGCGTTCTGAAAACCGACAAAGAAATGAAGAAGGAAGGACGTGGAAGCTACGATGAAAGGGTTTCCGTGGACGGCGACGTTGCTCTTGTCCGTTGGCAAGACAATGGCGTGGTCAACAGGGCCTCTACGCACCTAGGAGTCGGAAACGTTGGCGCGGTAAGAAGATGGAGCGAAGCTTCAAAGGCCCACGTCGACATTGAATGTCCTGAGGTAATTCTAGACTACAACAAATACATGGGTGGAGTGGACAAACTAGACTTCATCATGTCCCTCTACCCAATAAGGACACGAACCAGCAAGTGGCCTGTGAGTGATATCCCACTTTGCTTCTTTTGCGCTCTGTAACAGTTGGCTAGAGTACATCAGAGATGCCAATGCAGAAGGGTTGCTAAAAAAAGACACAATGGATATGATGGCATTTCAAAGAGATGGCGCAAGTTGCCTGCTGAGCGTCAACAAGCCCCAGAAAAAGCGTGCGCGACCAAGCAGTGAGAACCCCCAGGTGATGAAAAGGAAGGCACCCAATGCGTCACCCCTGCCAGTGAGCACTCTTCGCTATGACGGCATCCAGCACTGGCCACAGCAAATGAACATACCCAACGCAAAACGCTGCAGGAGGGAGGGATGCTCATCCAAGAGCCGCGTCCGCTGCAGGAAGTGTTACATTTTTCTTTGCCTGACATCGCAGAATGACTGCTTCTACCTCTTTCACACTAAATAGACTTTCTGGTAACTTTTGCCAACATTACTTTGAAAGAAGTTATTTTGAATTTAAATGGAAAGcgtgttttcttctttgtcgcctttCACGAATATTACTGTtttgaggcgcaatgtccacaaatgtggacgctgaGCAAAAATTGAACCAAACAACATATTTTGCATTTGTTTCGAGTTTCTTACTTTAAAAGGCTCAAATATTGAAATTATGAACAAAAAAATTTTCACGTTGCCAGATTTAATTCGCGCCTGatactgacagtagaatagtaaggtgtgcgtgtaaattgTTTATGACGGTGTGAACTGCGCTAAAAAaactattggcatgatatttgaactggtttcagtgtgctattatgttttttttctcgtccatgttGTTAAATTTTAGGTACCGTTctgtattttatttttcgctgcagaactttgtgatatgaagtagccgaggcaataggcacctcaacctctccacagcaaaacagttaaaacagaacagaacagaacagccgATTAGTTGGGAAGTGGGCGGGCACATTAAACACGAGGACTGGAGACCAGAACCCAAATATACTTTGTGCCGCCCTGTTCCCTTGTGTTCGTATTTGCAAGACCGCAGTTTGGGGATGTATTCCGACCAATGAATTAAACCGCCCATTGTACTAGATATTTAGATGTCACAAAAAGCAATAAACATTTAGTGAAATGTTCGCCGCGAAATTCAGTACCAGCTCTACAGTCGCCTCAGTCTCACTTCAAATCAGACTCGCGCTTAGCAAAGCTCGTTTATAGTGGCTATGATAAAAGTGCTTTTACTACTACGATGGTATAGTTAGCAACACTAATGAAATGATCCCCGAAACATGTACACACCTATGCAGTTTATATATGGTGTTTGCATTGTCATCAACAGTCTCATTACAGGAGCGCAAGGTAAAGTATGCAGCCAAAATACTTCGCACGTGCCATTTGGTGTAAACAGTGTTCCAGATAAATTAAGCCACGATAGAAGTAAACAGGTTCTATGAGATCGTATTAACCGCACATTAGCGGGAGTCGCACGTATGGGTACAGCCACGATGTTTTGAACGAGCTGTGCCGCAACTGGCAAATACTTGTGCTTGAATTCACGTGCCAATTAGAAAGTTGTCAGCCATCTCCACTAACCTCAGAATCTAGCCCTCATAGCAAGGTGAAGTTGTACCGGTTGTGTTCGTTTAAAGACGACCGAAATTCATTTTAAGCATGAGAAATCCTAAATGGCTTCGTGCCGGCAAACCCACCACTCAAGAACTAGTACAGCCGACCGCTGCACGGCTCAGTACCGAGGTAAACGATGGTTGCGGAATAAAACCTGCAGCTCACGCGACGATAAGCACGGGTATAGTAAGTCGTGAGCGGGGACAGATAATTTATAAGCAGGAGGTCCTCGCGAGGCCCAACGATCACCACTCGCCACACTCCATGGACAAGAACCCGTCGAACGTTAAAGCAATGATATGCGTCAGATTAGACTGAGATAGCAGACGCCTACTTGGCCTCTAACGCCAGCTAGGTTATTGTGCAGTGCAACACGGTAAACTGTACAATGTGGCGATAAACGAATGTGGTCATGGCTTGATTCAACCTGGATGTGAAGCGCTCGAGCAAGGGCGTTAATTCGAGCGTGCGCCTGTTCAATGCTTCGTGGGCTTTAAATGAAAAATTCAGAAACATTTCCGCAGAAAATGCAAGTTTCTGGGGTTATTTGAGAGCTGCCAGAATCTGGGATGTAAGCAACTGAAGCGATAATGAAAAAGATTATCGATTAAAACCAATAACCCTGGTTATAGACCTACACGCTAATGCCCCAATTATTTGCCTTTTTTTAACGTATTATTTATTAATCactgtcaaagtttcgatgaaaCGTGTATGGTAATGCCAAAGactccccccccacacacacacaagaacgCAGAAACGTGAAGTGATGTGGCAATGTCCTTACGCAAATTAACAAGCTAATCACAACGTTATACGGACACCCCAACAATGCTCTAGACCGATTGCTGTAGACATCTGTAGTGTTTGCAACTTGTTGTGCATTGGTAAAAGTTGCACCAGAAACGTATGGCAGCGCCAATACAAAAGAAGTAGTTGAGAAAAAATCTGATGCACATTTAGAAACCCGTGTTCGATTACAGATGTTTTATGAAATGCAACGtttggcagggccacagaaacaTGGGTTCAAGGAATGCCACCATGATGCAACTTTCTGAGCGTGACAGCGCATGTGCTTTATTTTTGGAGTGTTCGCACGTTTATAGCACGGGGTATATCCCGAATACTCCTTTACACAAATAACAGAATACGTGAAATTAACAGCAATGAAAATACAAGAAATGCACAAATGAACAGCAAGGCAGATCTGCAGGTGCAAGCCCGTTCACTTAGCACGAAGACAAACAAAATGCAGTGCCATCTCTTGTAATAGTTTACATGAACACCGTATATGTGGCGAACAACACTAAACAACGTCCTGTCACAGCAGAGACACAAAAAGGAATAAGAGTATGACTGCAGAACGCGGCGCGACCACCGAACAAACTTTACGCATAAAATCAGTTTTAAAATGTAGTCAGCAGGCTATGCAAGTTGGCAGTGGTGCGATATATTGAAACGTGGCAACAGGCTAGCGCAAATAAAAGTTCATCTACAACGTAACGCATTTTCAGACTGTGCTGCCCGTGGCCACAACGCTAAATACCCAACCACATGAACGCGTTAGAACGCCTCAGTACGCGACGTGTACGTTCGGCTACGCGTTTAAGTATAGGGTGCGCAGTTACACGTTATGGACACACTTTCTATAGAAAGTGTGTCCGACACCTCTTCCTATAGAAACAGGTGTCGTGCCGCTTTCCTATAGGAAAGCGACACGACAACTCGTCTGCAGGCCACGTAATGAGGCGACGTAACGCGAAGGTGTCGACTGTAACACGCGCCCACAATGAAAGGCAACCATGACCGCAGAGTACATGTGCTAGCTTATATCATTGCAACGTAGCAAGCTGCCGAGTTGTTACGGTGGAAGTTATTCAAAGACACCTTGTacccttgattgatttgtggggttcatcgtcccaaaaccaccatatgattacgagagacgccgtagtggagggctccggaaatttagaccacctggggttctttaacgtgcacacaaatctgagcacacggacctgcaacatttccgcctccaaaggaaatgtagccgctgcagccgggatgtgaacccgcgacctgcgggtcagcagccgagtaccttagccactagactaccgtggcggggcgacacCTTATACCCTGGAAAACGCCCGTATTAATCCTAGATTTCAGAAACGATGGATGCGATTAACGGATAAGCTAGATTCTAGAAGCGATGTGGCCCTACACGTcaatagaagtgtggcagcttgggtatggcatgacgatagtgaAAGCGCGAGAACCAAACGACGACACAGACCTTCGCCTCCTTGTCTCTGtggcgtcgttttgttctcgcgctataactatcgcgtACACGTCAAATTTACTACTGAGAGATACGAGAGATGCTTACTCGATGCAAGGCTGGCAGCAGGTCCGTCAATAAAGACTGCTTGTCGGAAGATTCTTGGTGACAACGTAAAGACCGTCGGCGATAGCGCGGAAGATACGCCGACGAGGCACGGGGCGTGCGAATGAGTCAGCACtcctggaacaaaaaaaaattgtgagccTACGAAAGCGCGCAGAAAAAAAAGTCTCGCAGATAAAAGTAGGGCACCATGGCAAGGCTCTCCGGTCCAACGAAGGAAGTCGAAgctatgaaaaaaaattgcccgcagcttccctcgggggaacactgaggaggatgcggagcatataattggttaacggggtgttaaagtgcgacttacttgggtcgatggctaaattggttaacgtggttgtaggagggggtgttaaatgagtgaacacgtacacacgtatgcgaaagggcggcgctggtcgaagggacgtcgatcattgtgtttgtggattcgttggaattcatttcaccgcgaccttggacgtcgatgcgccgtacaaaccaaccgacgagcggcaactgagcgagcgagcgccgaccttgagtatatatacagcgcgacggcgcatgcgctgtcagctgtcgaatgttctcgaaggagaagcgcgcgcggcacagatggtgggcgacggcgcgacggcgcatgcgcgcgcgtcagctgtcgaatgttcgagaagcggtgcggacggcgcggacggcgcactacaaggcgcgagtataagatgcttccgcatctaaaaaaaggcAAGTATTAAGGCAAAGGGCACGCTCGAACgacgaaataaaaacaaaaggaaaagcaTGGTCAATTGAAGTGATAGTACCCTTTGGCAAGTTACGGAAAGAATGTACGCGAGTACGGTTTAGCGTTACGATATCGCTCCACGTCGTGCTCTGTTATACTGGTCACCGAAAGACAGGTTCTCGTTATCAATACGCAAGCTTAGAGTCAACAATGATTCACGAAAACCCCATAGTAGTTAACAAAGCACTGCTATGTTTGCGCGTGTTTACTGGAATTATGACCATTAAACGCAAAACAAGCAAAAAGGAGAAATTGTACGCTTATACTTCACCGAATTCCCGTAACGTGTTCAAAGCACGATTGAactcttgagaaaaaaaaaggaggttaACCCACCAACAGTCCGCCGGCAGCACGCCCCGATGCGACACGTTGTGCAGCTTTCAGACGTTGCAGAAGTTCAGACGTTGGAGCCCTCCAAGTGTGGGTAATAGCCGGCGAGGCAAATAAATAAAAGACACCGGGATGCCAAAAAGCGGCCCACGAAAACCCCATTCCGAACCAGTACAAGAAGACTGCCTCGAAATGACGGCCACGGGGACCGCAACGCGCCTCCCGGTGGGGTATTCCTCCCGTGGACAACAGCCGACAAAGCTACCTGTCTTACCTGCCTGACTAACCACAAGCTCCGCCTGACACGCGCATGTTGTCCACGGGTATACCCGAAGTGGGAGCATTATCCAAGGAACCCATCTCGCTAAAGGTGCACGCAACTTGAAAACTTCGGTTGAGCTAGAAAACCATAGCGAGTGGTGTTCGGTGGACACGCTCCCACACCTAGCCGGCTTGCAATCGGGGGCGCTCACCTTTTGTTTTCCATGCGATACCGACGAATAAGCTTTCGGTGGTCCTCGGCGAATTGCCAGGGGACGCAAGTCGTCGTCCCAAGTTCCGGAAGTCCAGGTGAAGTCCACGTGGTCAAAAAAAGTTCAAGGACAACGCGACTCGCACGTACTACTACACGCCCCGTGCCTGAACATCGTGGCAAGCCATTACATATGGCGCCCAACTGCCGTTGCTTATTGCGCAGCGCGACTGGCAGCATTAGTATACAATATGGAGGTCGGCCGCCCGCCCGTGGCTTTTTTCACACCGATGCCACGATATCGGCGCATGCGCTGCTATGGTCCGCTATCATGTGCCACAGTTACGTCACGAAATCGGCCGTGGCCGTCTTATCGGCGTGATCTCTGCGAGGCCTATACTGCAGCGGAGaaaaatggaatgaaaaaaaatatattaacagaaaaatatattaatatatattaacAGAAAAATATATTAACAGAAAAATATATTAACAGAATGGCGCACGCTGTGCGTGGTTGTCAGGCTCGAAATGTCCGCAGAAGCGCCTAAACTGAAGAGTGGTCGGATCACTTCTGTGCAGTACCCTTCTCGCGTTACCTTGCGCTCTTAAACTGCGACGCAATGATTGGCGTGACTCACAGTTATGTGACCAACGTTCTGAAAAAATGAAGTTAATTACATTTGAGAAGTCATTGCTTCAAATCATGCCTTGCCACATTTTCTTGAATCCCTTGAAGTGACGATCCgccttgtttcccttattcgtaCATCAAGGATTCCAAAAGGATATCACGGGCAAAAAAATATATCGTGGTTCACAATTGGCATGATATGGAATGGTTCTTAAGAGGGAACTTAAACAAGGTGCATGTTATTTATTCACACAGCTGCTGCATACAAAGCGTCGTGACATGAAGATGAATGTGAGAACGTCGTTCCTGTCTCGTTAATTGAAATGAACTTTTATTGACCAGAACCAGTGTTTCCAGGCTCGAACTGAGCAAGGTGGGAGTCCCTCTGCCACGAATCATCTGGCTACAAATCACCTCCCGAGTTCTGGCGACGTGTCCTCGTTGGTCGTTCAGGTCTCATGCGGAGACTTTGGCCTCACCCATAGATATATACTTCTTtatagagaagggaagcgggttagggggagacagaaggttaggtgggcagatgagattaagaagtttgcgggtataaattggcagcagcaagcacaggaccgggttaactggcgaaacatgggagaggcctttgtcctgcagtggacgtagtcaggctgatgatgaatagGAGGCTATGCCTGACCCCAccgttctagtggctaaggtactcggctgctgacccgcaggtcgcgggatcaaatcccggctgcggcggctgtgttttcaatggaggagaaaatgctgtaggcctgtgtgctcagatttgggcgcacggtaaagaacgccagctggtcgaaatttccggatccctccactgcggcgtctcgcATGATCGCCGAGTTCCAGGCTCAAACATGGATTCAGGCCTAGCTCTCAGCTTTTCTGTATCAATGAACATTTTCGCTCGCTCTCCGCATGATTTGATTTGTTAAAGGGTCAGTTGACAACTCCACTGACCAAAAATTGTTATAAAGAAAAATATTTGCACCTTCACTttgcgaacatgctgccgcaaaaatgttgttgttgttcacctattggtagtggcgcatacccacgctgggggattggccaagaatcgagtggttttaaaaattccccgggaggggaaggcgtagcccgtcgtcgtgactggtttagaccaattGACGAGCTGCGTCCTACGTCAAGTCATCAATCGGTGGCTGCGTCACTGCGCCTGAAAGGAGGATCGGTCAGGCGTATACGAAAGGAAGGCGGGAATCATTTTTTGAAAATGGAAACTCAGCGCGGCGCATAGCGCCGTAATATTCGAAAAACGTGATCGACGCGATCTACTCGACGAATTGCCGAGCTTCTTTGGGCGgtgtgggaaaaaaaaattggaagccTGTTGATTGGCCCTTATAGGTTGCTACTGGTGACTGTTGGCGTTCCTGTTTTGTTGTAGCTGTGGGCCGTTGCCAAGCTGCCTCTGCGTACAGTCCTTCATGCACATCCTTCGCCGATGTACTGATGAAAATAAAcgctgttgttgttgatgtt
Coding sequences within:
- the LOC142765148 gene encoding uncharacterized protein LOC142765148 — protein: MDASTFYGGTRVQDHASRRQKVDDETAEDVLNKIANGDVSDGDFSDDEKEEENEENIPANGQVSASMSSSAQPSTSQTPVTNLKEPAASKKFEIKWTKKEFAPRDVECDYNPETASAPEQPLVYFSKYFTDDLFQDFAEFTNRYVLQRDGTVLATTKEEIKVFFGILMLMGVLKYPRVRMYWQAATRISGCDGWLEYIRDANAEGLLKKDTMDMMAFQRDGASCLLSVNKPQKKRARPSSENPQVMKRKAPNASPLPPCHSYVRDKGPGIDGLVMEETKRQQWQPEPSTINMEPRATTDDATAAASDDASQVPMHLVNESSQGAYPL